The DNA sequence GGAGTCTTATTTTAGCCGTGTTATCCTTCTCgccagaaacagaaaatgataGCACAGACACGACGAGTTGGGGTCAATGTCTCGGCTCCCAATCTTTAGCTCAGGTCTAAATTCTATAACTGTTTGTTATTAtagataaaatattatttataagcgttatttttattgtggcgGACAATCTTACCGCTGGGCCGCCACAGGAAAATCCACACTGTTGCTAGACTACGGGGAAACAATGCACGTTGAAGTATTCATCCGCAACACAACTATGACACTGAACTATGGCTGAGATGTGCTGAGCTATGACCTTACTGACCAACTGCCATTCCCAACAGAAAAGGGCACTGTCACGTCAacctcattctttctttcagagATCGCAGCGCCCAGCATCGGGTTGCGCGTCAGAGGTGATAAGGTTAGTCTGACATTGTCTTTACATGTAACAAGCCAAGtttgaatagaaaaaaaagtcatttgcaTTCCCTGTGCTTATTTGTACAAAAGTTTTTCTAAGTCCCATGGTATTTGAATTAGCTTAATATGTCATATGTAATGTGCCCACCAGATGTAATGCTGGGTAGAGCATTCAAAGTACTGTTTCTcacacagataaaaaacaaaacacaaagaataAAGAATCCAGTCTGCATTGATGTTCAGTATGATTTTTTTAGACCCCTCCTGGACCGTCTGACTCCTCTTCTGTAATATAGTTAACAGAACTGAGGATTGCATGAGACAGCATTATACGTTACGTTGTTAGAAAAGTGGCCTCGTGCAGGAGTGGTGACATGTTCAAATGCCAAGAAGCATAAAGGTTTACTCAGtttgcttcagcaaatattaatcaaataaaGCATTGgcgggacggagtgtggcgcagtgggtaaggaactgcgcttgtaaccgaaaggtcgcaggttcgaatcccgggtaaggacactgccgttgtacccttgagcaaggtacttaacctgcattgcttcagtatatatccagctgtataaatggatacaatgtaaagtgctaagtaaaagttgtgtaagtcgctctggataagagcgtctgctaaatgcctataatgtaatgtaatgtaattggcaTGTAACCACATAAGCAGAAACTAAGTTACTAAGGATACGGCCCTTTGCAGAACAGATACACAATCAtagaaacaaaatatgaaaaaaaacatgtacaccCTTCAATTAATGGCTGCTCTGTCATATCCTCCCATAACAGCCTAGATGCACGAAGGATGCTGAGAAAGGGACATGTCCTACCAACTGGGACCCTGTGTGCGGGACTGACAAAGTAACTTATAAGAACGAGTGTGAACTCTGTCGTGCCAACCTGTAAGTTGCAGATTTATCTTTCCTTCCCTTGTGTATTGATTGTTTTCTGTTGCACAACACAACATTTGGACACTAATGCACAGAGGTGCATGGAGACCAACACTTGAGAGATTTATGTGCTCCTTTATTTTCATACTGGCTGACATGAAAGGATACAGTGTAATAGAAAATGCACTGCTTCTTGTGCCTCTCTGGGCCAAACATTAGGTATAgccacacaacaaaaaatggtttaaaagaCGAGGGCAATATCCCAGAATCTGTGAGTGTCTATCATAAGGAATCAGGCAGTTACCTTGAATtgacaatagaaaaaaataattttattgtggAAGACCTACACAAGGCTGGACTCCACAAGTGCTCTACAGATACATGAACTTAGAGGAAGCTGGTCTGTGTGACACACTAAATAATCATATTATTTGCAGCCATGAATTACAGGAAATGTAGAAAATCAAATAGTTGTGTTTAGTATGGTTAATCACAGCATGTCTAGGGCACGTGGTTCTCAAAATcggcacctaattaagaaaaattaacagcttgttaaaattctgggattgctgttgaggttggaatgaaaaccagcatacacaggggtcccccaggaccgattttgagaaccactggtctagggCACGTGAATCACGACCACGTGTTCAAATTAATATGATCAGCAAgattcatataaaaaaatactgaccCCAAGCAGTGACATTCATCAATTTATGAATACCATAGTTGATATTTTTGGGAAAGTATGTAATAAGAAATcaatttttgtttgtggtgaCTTTAAT is a window from the Anguilla anguilla isolate fAngAng1 chromosome 3, fAngAng1.pri, whole genome shotgun sequence genome containing:
- the LOC118223950 gene encoding trypsin inhibitor ClTI-1-like isoform X4; translated protein: MNVTETQRSEIAAPSIGLRVRGDKPRCTKDAEKGTCPTNWDPVCGTDKVTYKNECELCRANLAKTFRVKIVKRHQC
- the LOC118223950 gene encoding trypsin inhibitor ClTI-1-like isoform X1, whose amino-acid sequence is MKHTILVCIVLLVAVFEIAAPSIGLRVRGDKPRCTKDAEKGTCPTNWDPVCGTDKVTYKNECELCRANLAKTFRVKIVKRHQC
- the LOC118223950 gene encoding trypsin inhibitor ClTI-1-like isoform X3, which gives rise to MNVTETQSSEIAAPSIGLRVRGDKPRCTKDAEKGTCPTNWDPVCGTDKVTYKNECELCRANLAKTFRVKIVKRHQC